In the genome of uncultured Fretibacterium sp., the window GTCCTGTGGTTCAGGTCGTAGAAATCGTCCGCACTCAGGGTCTCCAGAGCGATCCCCAGGGCCTCCTGCTCCAGGAGGCAGGCACCCAGGACGGCGCGCTCGGCCCCCAGGTTCTGTGGGGGCACACGGTCATAGATCTGCATGGACAAAGGCTGCACGGACAAATGGAAGACCGGTCAGGCGCCCCGAACCGTCACGGACAGCACCATCTCCGCAGCCACACCGGAGTACAGCTTCAAGGTAAAGGGGTGGGTTCCCGACTGCTTGACGGGCTCAGCCATCTTTATGTCGCGCTTGTCCACCGCGACGCCATGCTGGGCCTCCAGGGCCTCGGCTATTTGCGCCGCCGTGATGCTGCCGAAGAGCTTCCCGTTCTCCCCCGCCGTCGCCTCGATGCGGACGGTCCTGCCCTGGAGCGTCTGGCGGGCCGCCTCGGCCTCCTGACGCAGCTTGTCCTCCTTTGCCCTCTGATGCTTCTGTCGCTCCTTGAGGTCCGCAATCTTCCCGGCCGTGGCCTCGTCGGCAAGGCCGCGGGGCAGCAGAAAGTTCCGGGCATATCCGTCGCTCACGGTCAAAAGCTCGCCTGCACGGCCCACTTTGTTCACATCCGCCTTCAAGATAACCTGCATCGGACGCACCTCTCCCTTCGAATCGAATTTTCGGGCACCCATTCTCAGCTTTCAAGTACCCATTCAAGTATTCGCCAGCGCACACGTTCCCCGCGGGCCTATCGGCCCGCACTTTCCCGACCGGCCTTTATCCCTTCGCACCGCCTCCGCGACGCCTCAGGTCGAAGATCATATCCCCCACCCCGAGCAGGACAAACCAAAACCAGCACACGGGAAGAGCGAAAACCGCCAGGGCGAGGCAGCGCCAGAACACGCCGACGCGCCGGCGCACAAACCACCACCAGATCAGCGACAATCCCTGGACGAAGAAGAAGACGTTCAGCACGATCTTC includes:
- the rplI gene encoding 50S ribosomal protein L9, whose protein sequence is MQVILKADVNKVGRAGELLTVSDGYARNFLLPRGLADEATAGKIADLKERQKHQRAKEDKLRQEAEAARQTLQGRTVRIEATAGENGKLFGSITAAQIAEALEAQHGVAVDKRDIKMAEPVKQSGTHPFTLKLYSGVAAEMVLSVTVRGA